Proteins co-encoded in one Chitinophagales bacterium genomic window:
- a CDS encoding carboxypeptidase-like regulatory domain-containing protein: MTRSSNICTILMVAVFTLLCTQSCTKEDLNYTQVTEQQITTASKDDNTIHYPTISIGNEDETIMTTTSDMKVVNPNNQPVSNATVTITHTTISNLTDDETTDTYGIAFFQNVLIGEYYVEVSVNNTTVAIDQITEIRPNEFTLQLLE; the protein is encoded by the coding sequence ATGACCAGATCATCGAACATCTGCACCATTTTGATGGTAGCCGTATTCACCCTTCTATGCACACAAAGCTGCACAAAAGAAGATTTGAATTACACGCAAGTTACTGAACAACAGATTACTACTGCATCGAAAGACGACAATACCATTCATTACCCAACCATCAGCATCGGCAACGAAGATGAAACCATAATGACCACCACATCTGACATGAAAGTAGTGAATCCGAACAATCAACCTGTTTCAAATGCTACCGTAACAATTACACACACGACTATCAGCAACTTAACTGATGACGAAACAACTGATACATACGGAATCGCATTTTTTCAAAATGTGCTTATAGGAGAATACTACGTTGAAGTCAGTGTCAACAATACAACTGTTGCAATTGACCAAATTACCGAAATCAGACCCAATGAATTTACCCTACAGCTGTTGGAGTAA
- a CDS encoding tetratricopeptide repeat protein produces the protein MSTTIQPSKILQLEEYALALMNQENYQGAYESFKKLSKKTQTDKEKTSCFNNLGNLHHLTGHYSQAISSYSQAMKYSESLKGDKMLKACLYLNFAVVYKEQSILEKAIPLLTKIIQLFEPAQTIEVLACAYNTLANIYRAQKRFEQSLIYHNNALTIRYELGNKMEVAKSLNNMGLVYKDCGKSEEALSYFEDALKIKLEEGNLLSVASSLANIGGIYEDLKNWEKAESYYLQSAEIRMEQDDKNGLAVIFTSLGEVYRQTGRYDKALSFLDKGRLYAEELQLLAILRANLKSTKKVYCSLKDYPKAIVYFEAYDKINERLSNKNLQQSLAEMQVKFETEQKDQAIVYLEKQKAVQEAANATVEAALKDLHHRVKNYLEILSDILTLQADLLTEGKAQEVAKTNEDRVRAIGMIHNLLYQESHLATIDMQAYMEELVEELVFSYGFVDMELHLEVDKLYLNVDKAIPLALITNELVTNALKYAYKDHVSPQLTVCLLQSKENQLYLKVQDNGVGKPLVVKKKKSNSFGLTLVHTLAEQLKAEMKQYNDNGAVYELLIGSFVDQSKRLF, from the coding sequence ATGTCAACCACAATTCAACCATCAAAAATACTCCAATTGGAGGAATACGCTTTGGCTCTTATGAATCAAGAAAATTACCAAGGTGCGTATGAAAGTTTTAAAAAACTATCCAAAAAAACACAAACAGATAAGGAGAAAACTTCATGTTTCAACAATTTGGGCAATTTACATCACCTCACAGGGCATTATTCTCAAGCCATATCCTCCTATTCACAGGCGATGAAATATAGTGAATCCTTGAAGGGTGACAAAATGTTGAAAGCCTGCCTATACCTAAATTTTGCTGTTGTTTACAAAGAGCAGAGCATATTAGAAAAAGCGATTCCTCTATTAACCAAAATTATTCAACTATTTGAACCTGCTCAAACAATTGAAGTATTGGCCTGTGCTTACAATACATTGGCGAATATTTATCGCGCCCAAAAACGTTTTGAGCAGTCGCTGATTTACCACAACAACGCCTTGACTATTCGCTATGAATTGGGGAACAAGATGGAAGTGGCAAAATCTTTGAACAATATGGGTTTGGTATATAAGGATTGTGGCAAATCGGAAGAAGCATTGTCTTATTTTGAAGATGCTTTGAAGATAAAATTAGAAGAGGGGAATTTGCTATCTGTTGCTTCTTCATTGGCAAATATTGGAGGGATTTACGAGGATTTAAAAAATTGGGAGAAAGCAGAAAGTTATTATTTGCAATCTGCCGAGATTAGAATGGAACAAGACGATAAAAATGGATTGGCAGTCATTTTTACTTCATTGGGAGAAGTGTATAGACAGACAGGTAGGTACGACAAAGCTCTATCTTTCTTGGATAAAGGTCGACTCTATGCGGAAGAACTTCAATTGCTCGCTATTCTAAGAGCAAATCTGAAGTCAACGAAGAAGGTCTATTGCAGCTTGAAAGATTATCCGAAAGCCATTGTTTATTTTGAAGCGTATGATAAGATTAACGAACGTCTTTCCAACAAAAATTTGCAACAATCACTGGCGGAAATGCAGGTGAAATTTGAAACCGAGCAAAAAGACCAAGCAATTGTTTACCTCGAAAAACAAAAGGCTGTGCAGGAAGCTGCAAACGCAACGGTTGAAGCTGCTTTGAAGGATTTGCACCATCGGGTGAAAAATTATTTGGAAATTTTATCCGATATTTTGACGCTGCAAGCGGATTTGCTGACAGAAGGAAAGGCACAAGAGGTTGCCAAAACCAATGAAGATAGGGTGCGGGCGATTGGTATGATTCACAACTTGCTGTATCAAGAAAGTCACTTGGCAACCATTGATATGCAAGCGTATATGGAAGAATTGGTGGAAGAATTGGTTTTTTCTTATGGCTTTGTGGATATGGAATTACATTTGGAAGTCGACAAACTGTATTTGAATGTGGACAAAGCGATTCCTTTGGCTTTGATTACGAATGAATTGGTCACAAATGCCTTGAAGTATGCCTACAAAGACCATGTTTCACCTCAATTGACTGTTTGTTTGCTGCAATCTAAAGAGAATCAATTGTATTTGAAGGTTCAAGACAATGGAGTTGGGAAACCTCTTGTTGTCAAAAAGAAAAAAAGCAATTCTTTTGGTTTGACTTTGGTACATACACTTGCTGAGCAATTGAAGGCGGAGATGAAACAGTACAATGATAATGGAGCGGTGTATGAATTGTTGATTGGATCGTTCGTTGACCAAAGTAAAAGGCTGTTTTAA
- a CDS encoding response regulator transcription factor, with amino-acid sequence MSSILIVENQKLTAVALAKRVKALKHTIIGIVETGEAAIDFVRQKQVPDIIIMDIDLATKMTGIEAAQRIREDYLVGIIYLTKFTNMSDDEIALPLPYDFVEKPITNAKLNRALANMQKRLSERVSQPSLNLQKIALPDLKGIRFETYLHDILYVKADGQYCKVITTNGNAHLTIPLKTFMDKYPHADFMRVHKSYMVNTSKIEGVKSHQIFLPHFSDETYLSPKEKPPITIGREWRNDFYERFPHYRKGR; translated from the coding sequence ATGTCGTCCATATTAATTGTTGAAAACCAAAAATTAACAGCTGTTGCTTTAGCAAAAAGAGTAAAAGCATTGAAGCATACAATAATAGGAATAGTCGAAACAGGTGAAGCTGCGATTGATTTTGTGCGCCAAAAACAGGTTCCAGATATCATAATCATGGATATTGATTTAGCCACAAAAATGACGGGTATCGAGGCTGCCCAAAGAATCAGAGAAGATTATTTAGTAGGCATTATCTACCTCACCAAATTTACCAATATGTCAGATGACGAAATCGCCCTTCCGCTTCCTTACGATTTTGTAGAAAAACCCATCACCAATGCCAAATTAAACAGAGCCTTGGCGAACATGCAAAAACGTTTATCAGAAAGGGTAAGCCAACCTTCGCTCAACCTTCAAAAAATTGCTCTCCCTGACCTCAAAGGCATTCGATTTGAAACCTACCTCCATGATATCTTATATGTAAAAGCAGATGGTCAATACTGCAAAGTCATTACTACAAACGGCAATGCCCACCTAACTATTCCTCTCAAAACCTTTATGGACAAATATCCTCACGCTGATTTTATGCGTGTTCATAAGTCTTACATGGTCAATACTTCCAAAATTGAAGGGGTCAAAAGCCACCAAATTTTCCTGCCTCATTTTTCTGATGAAACCTACCTTAGCCCCAAAGAAAAACCTCCTATTACGATTGGTCGAGAATGGCGCAATGATTTTTACGAGCGATTTCCGCATTATAGAAAGGGTAGATAA
- a CDS encoding hydroxymethylglutaryl-CoA lyase, with amino-acid sequence MKIIECPRDAMQGLHTFIPTERKVEYINALLKVGFDTIDFGSFVSHKVIPQMQDTWKVVSQLDMSETDSKLLAIVANERGAKDASEYEQITYLGFPFSISEKFQLRNTNATQEQAFNKAQDMLELCLQKDKTLVVYLSMGFGNPYGEMWHPALVEHWADRFAAMGVEIISVADTVGLADSEVIGNVFKVLTYDFPEVEFGAHFHTEAHLWKDKMEAAYRNGCGRFDSAIKGLGGCPMAQNKLVGNMPTENVIDFFADERADFFIDEEAFEAAKGMAVRMFMEEFVE; translated from the coding sequence ATGAAAATAATCGAATGTCCGAGAGACGCAATGCAAGGTCTGCATACCTTTATACCAACCGAGCGAAAAGTAGAATACATCAACGCACTGCTCAAAGTGGGCTTTGATACCATTGATTTTGGAAGTTTTGTATCACACAAAGTCATTCCACAAATGCAAGATACTTGGAAAGTAGTTTCTCAGCTGGATATGAGCGAAACCGACTCCAAGTTGTTGGCCATAGTTGCCAACGAAAGAGGGGCAAAGGATGCCTCTGAGTACGAGCAGATCACCTACCTCGGCTTCCCATTTTCTATCTCCGAAAAGTTTCAACTCCGAAACACCAACGCTACGCAAGAACAGGCCTTCAACAAAGCACAAGATATGTTGGAGCTTTGCCTTCAAAAGGACAAAACCTTAGTGGTTTATCTATCAATGGGTTTTGGCAATCCTTATGGTGAAATGTGGCACCCTGCTTTGGTGGAGCATTGGGCAGACCGCTTTGCTGCAATGGGTGTGGAGATTATTTCGGTGGCAGATACGGTAGGTTTGGCGGATTCAGAGGTAATCGGCAATGTTTTCAAAGTATTGACCTACGATTTTCCCGAAGTAGAGTTTGGCGCACATTTCCATACCGAAGCCCACCTTTGGAAGGATAAGATGGAGGCTGCTTACCGCAATGGTTGTGGTCGCTTTGACAGTGCTATCAAGGGTCTGGGCGGTTGCCCAATGGCTCAAAACAAATTGGTGGGAAATATGCCGACCGAAAATGTGATTGACTTTTTTGCGGATGAACGGGCTGATTTTTTTATTGATGAGGAGGCGTTTGAGGCGGCGAAAGGGATGGCGGTGAGGATGTTTATGGAGGAGTTTGTGGAGTGA
- a CDS encoding DUF6265 family protein, protein MKQLHWLIGEWQRTNEVPERVSLELWELQEDGHLAGVGLTTEGDKVLFKEQLKLQIKGDKVQYIAIVPHNNQPTIFELTDLQENVVVFENPEHDFPKKISYELMTADSMKAIISGNGKEIVFVFKRLQ, encoded by the coding sequence ATGAAACAATTACATTGGCTAATAGGTGAATGGCAACGCACCAATGAAGTTCCCGAAAGGGTCTCATTGGAGCTGTGGGAACTGCAAGAAGATGGACATTTGGCAGGAGTGGGATTGACGACGGAGGGGGATAAAGTTCTTTTCAAAGAACAATTAAAATTGCAAATTAAAGGAGACAAAGTACAATACATTGCCATTGTACCCCACAACAATCAACCTACTATCTTTGAGCTAACCGATTTGCAGGAGAATGTGGTCGTATTTGAAAACCCTGAACACGATTTTCCTAAAAAAATAAGCTACGAACTAATGACAGCAGATAGTATGAAAGCCATCATTTCGGGAAATGGCAAAGAAATCGTATTTGTCTTCAAACGATTGCAATAA
- a CDS encoding LexA family transcriptional regulator, translating to MASSTINANIKFIRKQKSMTQQSFADLIGIKRSSLGAYEEGRAKPNYETIQTIARKFNISIDKLLTQDLAKIADESVFGSSSYTDSSVSPHSVTEMPSTDIEGKKLRVLSITVDENDNENIELVAEKARAGYLDGYADPEYIENLAKFRLPFLPQGTYRAFEIKGDSMLPLQPGSVVVGEYVADWYDVKNNDTYIIVSQSEGIVYKRVLNNIDENKTLILQSDNPAYPPYPIKIEEVVEMWNAKAFISKELPSNNSDTTLEKLMSTVIDLQQEMIKLKNKMK from the coding sequence ATGGCAAGTAGTACTATCAATGCAAATATCAAATTTATTCGCAAGCAAAAAAGTATGACACAACAAAGTTTTGCGGATTTAATCGGCATCAAACGGTCTTCATTGGGTGCGTATGAGGAAGGACGAGCAAAGCCCAATTATGAAACCATTCAAACGATTGCTCGAAAATTCAATATCTCTATCGACAAACTGCTAACACAAGATTTGGCAAAGATTGCAGATGAAAGTGTTTTTGGATCAAGTAGTTATACAGATTCCTCTGTTTCTCCTCATAGCGTTACCGAAATGCCTTCTACAGACATTGAAGGGAAAAAACTGCGGGTATTGTCCATCACCGTTGATGAAAACGACAATGAGAACATCGAACTTGTTGCCGAGAAAGCAAGAGCAGGGTATTTAGATGGTTACGCTGATCCTGAATACATAGAAAATTTGGCTAAATTTCGCCTCCCATTTTTGCCGCAAGGAACATATCGTGCTTTTGAAATAAAAGGAGACTCTATGTTGCCACTTCAACCTGGTTCGGTGGTAGTAGGTGAATATGTGGCAGATTGGTATGATGTAAAAAACAATGATACTTATATTATTGTTTCACAAAGTGAAGGAATTGTTTACAAAAGAGTACTCAACAATATTGATGAAAACAAAACGCTGATTCTACAATCAGACAATCCAGCCTATCCTCCTTATCCTATAAAAATTGAAGAAGTGGTAGAGATGTGGAATGCAAAGGCGTTTATTAGCAAAGAATTGCCTTCTAATAACAGCGATACAACACTTGAAAAATTGATGAGTACAGTGATTGATTTACAGCAAGAGATGATCAAACTCAAAAATAAAATGAAGTAG